Proteins encoded in a region of the Wenzhouxiangella sp. XN201 genome:
- a CDS encoding aminodeoxychorismate synthase component I, producing MSLVARELATAPSLLAVHHTHPDTWPYLLASSAPAGQLGRWSLLLRAADEAPIVLAQLPASGPDSDGFLERLRAAIADVPPQQADRRFPFSGGWFVYLGYELAGEIEPRLELPAAADGLPVALARRCRSALLFDHRDAKSWLVAEDAGEFDRASEELSQAEHAALPDEPAVAALDLSADAGEHFRTGVERIREYIRAGDVFQVNLSRGWEARGDSAIDPVALYRALARTNPAPFAALAKLPGGTVVSSSPERLVSLDGRQVQTRPIAGTRPRGSSPDDDSQLSGELISHPKERAEHIMLIDLERNDLGRVCRTGSVEVDELMVIESYAHVHHIVSNVRGILREDMTAADVIRAVFPGGTITGCPKVRCMEIIAELEGRGRGAYTGALGYLGLDGRMDLNILIRSMVVRDRCITFRTGAGIVADSDPEAELAETEDKARGLLAAIGHA from the coding sequence ATGAGCCTCGTGGCGCGTGAGCTGGCGACGGCTCCGTCGCTGCTTGCGGTTCATCACACGCACCCTGACACCTGGCCCTACCTGCTTGCCAGTTCGGCTCCGGCCGGTCAACTCGGGCGCTGGTCGCTGCTGCTGCGAGCCGCCGACGAGGCGCCGATCGTCTTGGCGCAATTGCCCGCGTCAGGACCCGACAGCGACGGATTTCTCGAGCGACTCCGGGCCGCCATCGCCGATGTCCCGCCGCAGCAAGCGGACCGGCGCTTTCCGTTTTCCGGCGGCTGGTTTGTCTATCTCGGTTATGAACTGGCGGGTGAGATCGAGCCCCGGCTTGAGCTGCCGGCGGCGGCTGATGGTCTGCCGGTCGCGCTGGCACGGCGCTGTCGTTCGGCCCTGCTGTTCGATCACCGCGACGCAAAGTCCTGGCTGGTGGCCGAGGATGCCGGAGAATTCGATCGAGCGTCAGAGGAACTGAGTCAGGCCGAACATGCCGCGCTGCCCGACGAACCGGCGGTTGCAGCGCTCGATCTCTCGGCCGATGCCGGCGAGCACTTTCGGACAGGCGTCGAACGGATTCGCGAATACATCCGGGCCGGGGATGTCTTCCAGGTCAATCTCTCGAGAGGCTGGGAAGCGCGCGGTGATAGCGCCATCGATCCGGTGGCTCTCTACCGCGCGCTGGCGCGGACCAACCCCGCGCCCTTCGCCGCGCTGGCGAAGCTGCCCGGGGGCACGGTGGTCAGCTCGTCACCGGAGCGCCTGGTCAGCCTGGACGGTCGGCAGGTCCAGACCCGCCCGATTGCGGGTACCCGTCCGCGGGGAAGCTCGCCGGATGACGATAGCCAGCTGTCCGGCGAGCTGATATCGCATCCCAAGGAGCGCGCCGAGCACATCATGCTGATCGACCTGGAGCGCAATGACCTGGGGCGGGTCTGCCGCACCGGCAGCGTCGAGGTCGATGAACTGATGGTGATCGAAAGCTACGCCCACGTGCACCATATCGTGTCGAACGTGCGCGGCATCCTGCGCGAGGACATGACCGCCGCCGATGTCATTCGGGCCGTGTTTCCGGGCGGCACGATCACCGGCTGCCCCAAGGTGCGCTGCATGGAAATCATTGCCGAATTGGAAGGACGGGGTCGCGGTGCCTATACCGGTGCCCTGGGCTACCTGGGCCTCGACGGACGGATGGATCTCAATATCCTGATTCGCTCGATGGTGGTGCGTGATCGATGCATCACCTTCCGCACCGGCGCCGGTATCGTCGCCGATTCGGATCCGGAGGCCGAACTGGCCGAAACCGAAGACAAGGCGCGTGGTCTGCTGGCGGCCATCGGACATGCCTGA
- the mltG gene encoding endolytic transglycosylase MltG — MRRFLTLTLIVILFAVVLAGIRLFGQWQHFLQAPIAEHSESVVWLAPGSSFRTLVRQLEVLGLARFDWRWRLYGRLEQPVLQAGEYELEAGMSAVDLVDRISRGSVRKHRLTIVEGWTFQRLRRVLADDPRVRSTIADLDPAELMRRLGCAGCSPEGRFLPETYFFARGVSDFDLLERAHTAMQRTLDEIWAGRESDLPLDNPDELLVLASLIERETGQSGERARIAGVFVRRLESGMRLQTDPTVMYGLGEDFDGRLRRVHLTTDHPWNTYTRHGLPPTPIALPGRAALEAAAHPAEGTALYFVSRGDGSHYFSDTLDEHNAAVDRYIRGRP, encoded by the coding sequence ATGCGCAGATTCCTGACGCTGACGCTGATCGTCATCTTGTTCGCCGTCGTACTGGCCGGTATCCGGCTGTTCGGACAGTGGCAGCATTTCCTGCAGGCACCGATTGCCGAACATTCCGAATCGGTGGTCTGGCTCGCACCGGGCAGTTCGTTCCGCACTCTCGTGCGCCAGCTCGAAGTGCTCGGCCTGGCCCGCTTCGACTGGCGCTGGCGTTTGTACGGGCGACTCGAGCAGCCGGTGCTCCAGGCCGGTGAATACGAGCTCGAGGCCGGCATGAGCGCGGTCGATCTGGTCGACCGGATCAGCCGGGGATCGGTACGCAAGCATCGCCTGACGATTGTCGAGGGCTGGACCTTCCAGCGACTGCGCCGGGTGTTGGCCGACGACCCCAGGGTGCGTTCGACGATTGCCGACCTCGATCCTGCCGAACTGATGCGCCGTCTCGGCTGCGCGGGCTGTTCCCCCGAGGGCCGCTTCCTGCCCGAGACCTACTTTTTCGCCCGCGGAGTCAGCGACTTCGACCTGCTCGAACGCGCTCATACCGCCATGCAGCGCACTCTCGACGAGATCTGGGCCGGACGGGAATCCGATCTGCCACTGGACAATCCCGACGAGCTGCTCGTGCTGGCCTCCCTGATCGAGCGTGAAACCGGGCAGTCGGGTGAACGCGCGCGCATTGCCGGCGTATTCGTCCGACGGCTCGAGAGCGGCATGCGGCTGCAGACCGACCCGACGGTGATGTACGGACTCGGCGAGGACTTCGACGGTCGGCTGCGGCGGGTACACCTGACCACCGATCACCCGTGGAATACCTACACGCGCCACGGCCTGCCGCCCACACCGATTGCCCTGCCGGGCCGCGCCGCGCTCGAGGCGGCGGCACACCCGGCCGAGGGCACGGCCCTGTACTTCGTCTCTCGCGGTGACGGCAGTCACTATTTTTCCGACACCCTGGACGAACACAACGCGGCCGTCGATCGCTATATCCGGGGGCGACCGTGA
- a CDS encoding PilZ domain-containing protein has protein sequence MAQKGILSYNIENKQELYSAYMPFLINGGLFVPTRKQFQLGDEVLILLGLMGEERIAIPGKVAWVTPSGGRQSANSGVGVQFSDSAEGQQAQSTIVSLLAGMLDSDRPTRTL, from the coding sequence ATGGCGCAAAAAGGCATTCTCTCCTACAACATCGAAAACAAGCAGGAGCTTTACAGCGCCTACATGCCCTTTCTGATCAATGGCGGCCTGTTCGTTCCGACCCGCAAGCAGTTCCAGCTCGGCGACGAGGTGCTGATCCTGCTCGGCCTGATGGGCGAGGAGCGCATCGCCATTCCCGGCAAGGTTGCGTGGGTAACGCCTTCGGGCGGACGTCAGTCGGCCAACAGCGGAGTCGGCGTGCAGTTCAGCGACAGTGCCGAGGGGCAGCAGGCCCAGAGCACCATCGTGTCGCTGCTTGCCGGCATGCTCGACAGCGATCGGCCGACACGCACGCTCTGA
- a CDS encoding CBS domain-containing protein, producing MGEQNVEQTSDEQARRAFMKALLDEVRALEDMLDTGMIESGIRRIGAEQEMFLVDQASRPALTAMQILETIDDPRFTHELGLFNLEANLSPLELGGDCLRRMEQETNEVLEIARRHAGELDTRIALVGILPTLTREHLSLESMVPTARYFALNEALLRLRGSNFNFTIKGIDQLNINHDNLMLEACNTSFQVHFQVGAEEFAPLYNIAQAVTGPLLASCVNSPILLGKRLWLETRIAVFEHSIDARSEAHAARGHKPRVHFGDQWIDESVIEIFKEDIARFRVILTTEFEDDPIGMVARGEVPNLKALCLHNGTVYRWNRACYGISDNGKPHLRIENRVIPSGPTVIDEIANAAFFFGMMSRLSHTIDDIREHLNFSDVKSNFLAAAREGLRAQQVWFGGRQVTAQELIIDELLPLAREGLVEANIDECDIDRYLGVIRERVDQRCTGARWQLESLENMKGEGNENERLRALTNSMVEQSERGEPVARWELAGFCRQQDWRDSYRTVGQFMATDLFTVRPDDIVDFAASLMEWRYVRHVPVEDDSGQLLGLISHRQLLRLIARGNRGDSTITVRDVMRPDPITVSPETTTVEAIRQMRENRLSCLPVVEDGKLVGLVTEYDLVVVAGRLLESYLDEDRAE from the coding sequence ATGGGCGAACAGAACGTAGAGCAGACCAGTGACGAACAGGCGCGACGCGCGTTCATGAAGGCCTTGCTCGACGAGGTGCGAGCACTGGAGGATATGCTCGATACCGGCATGATCGAATCCGGCATCCGCCGCATTGGCGCCGAGCAGGAAATGTTTCTGGTCGACCAGGCGAGCCGGCCGGCGCTGACGGCGATGCAGATTCTCGAGACCATCGATGATCCGCGTTTTACCCATGAGCTCGGCCTGTTCAACCTCGAGGCCAACCTGTCACCGCTGGAACTGGGCGGCGACTGCCTGCGCAGAATGGAGCAGGAGACCAACGAGGTGCTCGAGATCGCCCGCCGCCATGCCGGCGAGCTCGATACACGCATTGCACTGGTTGGCATCCTGCCGACGCTTACCCGCGAGCACCTGTCGCTGGAGTCGATGGTGCCGACCGCTCGTTACTTCGCCCTCAACGAAGCGCTGCTCAGGCTTCGGGGCAGCAACTTCAATTTCACGATCAAGGGCATCGACCAGCTCAACATCAATCACGATAACCTGATGCTGGAAGCCTGCAATACCAGTTTCCAGGTGCACTTCCAGGTCGGTGCCGAGGAGTTTGCCCCGCTCTACAACATCGCCCAGGCGGTCACCGGCCCGCTTCTGGCCAGCTGCGTCAACTCGCCAATCCTGCTGGGCAAGCGCCTGTGGCTCGAGACGCGCATCGCGGTGTTCGAACACTCGATTGACGCCCGTTCCGAGGCCCATGCCGCGCGCGGGCACAAGCCACGGGTGCATTTCGGCGATCAATGGATCGACGAGTCGGTGATCGAGATTTTCAAGGAAGACATCGCGCGCTTTCGCGTCATTCTGACCACCGAATTCGAAGACGATCCGATCGGTATGGTCGCACGCGGGGAAGTTCCGAATCTCAAGGCCCTGTGTCTGCACAACGGCACGGTCTACCGCTGGAATCGGGCTTGCTACGGCATTTCCGACAACGGCAAGCCGCATCTGAGGATCGAGAACCGGGTCATCCCGTCCGGTCCGACCGTCATCGACGAGATCGCCAATGCGGCGTTCTTCTTCGGCATGATGTCGCGCCTGTCGCATACCATCGACGATATACGTGAGCATCTCAATTTCAGCGACGTCAAGAGCAACTTCCTGGCCGCTGCGCGCGAAGGCCTGCGTGCCCAGCAGGTCTGGTTCGGCGGCCGCCAGGTCACCGCGCAGGAGCTGATCATCGACGAGTTGCTGCCGCTGGCACGCGAGGGCCTGGTGGAGGCGAATATCGACGAATGCGATATCGATCGCTATCTGGGCGTGATCCGTGAACGCGTCGACCAGCGTTGTACCGGCGCGCGCTGGCAACTCGAGTCGCTCGAGAACATGAAGGGCGAAGGCAACGAGAACGAACGGCTGCGGGCGCTGACCAACAGCATGGTCGAGCAGTCCGAGCGCGGCGAGCCGGTTGCCCGCTGGGAACTGGCCGGATTCTGTCGCCAGCAGGACTGGCGCGACAGCTACCGTACGGTGGGTCAGTTCATGGCGACCGACCTGTTTACCGTACGACCCGACGATATCGTCGATTTCGCGGCCAGCCTGATGGAATGGCGCTACGTGCGGCACGTGCCGGTGGAAGACGATTCGGGTCAGCTCCTGGGCCTGATCTCGCACCGTCAGCTACTGCGACTGATCGCGCGGGGCAATCGCGGCGACAGCACCATCACCGTGCGTGACGTCATGCGACCCGACCCGATCACCGTCAGCCCGGAAACCACCACGGTGGAGGCCATCCGCCAGATGCGTGAGAATCGGCTGAGCTGCCTGCCCGTGGTCGAGGACGGTAAGCTGGTGGGTCTGGTGACCGAATACGACCTGGTCGTGGTGGCCGGGCGGCTGCTCGAATCCTACCTGGACGAGGATCGAGCGGAATGA
- the holB gene encoding DNA polymerase III subunit delta', whose amino-acid sequence MPYPWLEQACADLDVRIRNGRLGHAPLIHGPAGLGKRSLAGWLARRLLCLQADGEQPCGNCRSCELIAGGSHPDLFQIEIPEDRQGIGVDAIRELIERLQLTASVGPSRVGLLPEADAMNRNAANALLKTLEEPAPGAWLILVSERPDALPATIRSRCQQLPLRVPPASLATDWLATEAPEESEARRSAALTLTGGAPLAARDMLADGGLDTGLQMLEDLAGRGESATIIERWQADPKSSWQWLARWMAVLMSDASGAQGWQPPDGIRLPPPPQRRTLVRLWQEALSGRREAVRGVVRQDLLFGRWLLEWQAAQPSRN is encoded by the coding sequence ATGCCCTATCCCTGGCTGGAGCAAGCCTGCGCCGATCTCGATGTGCGGATCCGAAACGGACGCCTGGGTCATGCACCGCTCATCCACGGCCCCGCAGGCCTGGGCAAGCGGTCGCTGGCCGGATGGCTGGCGCGTCGGCTGCTGTGCCTGCAAGCCGACGGCGAACAGCCTTGCGGCAACTGCCGCAGCTGCGAACTGATCGCCGGTGGCAGTCACCCCGATCTGTTTCAAATCGAAATCCCCGAGGATCGCCAGGGCATCGGTGTCGATGCCATCCGTGAATTGATCGAGCGCTTGCAGCTGACGGCCTCCGTCGGTCCAAGCCGGGTCGGACTCCTGCCCGAGGCCGATGCCATGAACCGCAATGCCGCCAACGCCCTGCTCAAGACCCTCGAGGAGCCGGCGCCGGGCGCCTGGCTGATCCTGGTCAGCGAACGCCCGGACGCCTTGCCGGCGACCATTCGATCGCGCTGCCAGCAACTGCCGCTGCGCGTACCTCCGGCATCGCTGGCCACCGACTGGTTGGCCACCGAAGCCCCGGAGGAATCGGAAGCCCGGCGCAGCGCGGCGCTGACACTGACCGGGGGTGCGCCGCTGGCCGCTCGCGACATGCTGGCCGACGGCGGGCTCGATACCGGCCTGCAGATGCTCGAGGACCTGGCCGGCCGGGGCGAGTCAGCGACCATCATCGAGCGCTGGCAGGCCGATCCGAAGTCGAGCTGGCAATGGCTGGCGCGCTGGATGGCCGTGCTGATGTCGGACGCCAGCGGAGCGCAGGGCTGGCAGCCGCCCGATGGCATTCGACTGCCGCCGCCGCCACAGCGGCGCACTCTTGTGCGGCTCTGGCAGGAAGCGCTATCGGGGCGGCGCGAGGCCGTGCGCGGCGTGGTGCGGCAGGACCTTCTTTTCGGACGCTGGCTGTTAGAATGGCAGGCAGCCCAACCGTCGCGGAATTGA
- the pabC gene encoding aminodeoxychorismate lyase, whose translation MPEVLVNGRPADRVPADDRGLLYGDHLFETVAFVGGRAPLWDWHLARLQRDAVRLLMPPPDREVLADECRRLLDDTPRAVIRMTITRGSGGRAYEPPTQPRPRRILMRRPWPGAIARQRRMGLAVGTSPVRLASGSTLAGIKHGNRLEQVLAAERAHNEGLDEALLFDAEGCLIEAIAGNVVVGLDDRAVTPDTSRAGVTGVGLAWLRAQHGVNIETATLGADELTRSSWAVVINSVAGIRPIATLDGRRLAIADECRRWQKLWDRLFECADS comes from the coding sequence ATGCCTGAGGTGCTCGTCAACGGCCGGCCCGCCGACCGGGTGCCGGCCGACGACCGGGGATTGCTCTACGGCGATCACCTGTTTGAAACCGTGGCTTTCGTCGGCGGGCGCGCGCCGCTGTGGGACTGGCACCTGGCGCGATTGCAGCGTGATGCTGTCCGCTTGTTGATGCCGCCGCCCGATCGCGAGGTGTTGGCCGATGAGTGTCGGCGGCTTCTCGACGACACACCGCGAGCGGTGATACGCATGACGATCACCCGGGGCAGTGGGGGGCGAGCCTACGAGCCGCCGACTCAGCCGCGGCCGCGGCGTATTCTGATGCGCAGGCCCTGGCCCGGGGCGATCGCTCGTCAGCGCCGCATGGGTCTGGCGGTCGGCACCAGCCCGGTCCGCCTGGCCAGCGGCTCGACGCTTGCCGGGATCAAGCACGGCAACCGACTCGAGCAGGTCCTGGCGGCCGAAAGGGCTCACAACGAAGGCCTGGACGAGGCCCTGCTGTTCGATGCCGAGGGCTGCCTGATCGAGGCGATCGCCGGCAACGTCGTCGTCGGGCTGGACGATCGGGCCGTGACACCCGACACCTCGCGTGCCGGTGTCACCGGGGTAGGGCTGGCCTGGCTTCGCGCGCAGCACGGCGTGAACATCGAGACCGCGACGCTGGGTGCCGACGAACTGACACGGTCGAGCTGGGCCGTGGTGATAAACTCGGTAGCCGGCATTCGGCCGATTGCGACCCTCGACGGTCGTCGCCTGGCGATCGCCGATGAATGCCGCCGCTGGCAGAAACTCTGGGACCGACTGTTCGAATGCGCAGATTCCTGA
- a CDS encoding AMP-binding protein, whose protein sequence is MSDKPWLDQYPDGVPAEIDMDEFDSVVDVINTSCNEFRDRVAYINFGAELTYGQVDRHSAAFGASLQAMGLEKGDRVAIMMPNVLQYPVAVFGTLRAGLVAVNTNPLYTPRELKHQLNDSGAKAIVIMENFASVLEAVIDDTAVEHVIIARMGDLLGPVKGTFMNLAVRYLKKMVPAYNLPASRPFTTVLREGADAQLQPVQLNHDDIAFLQYTGGTTGVSKGAELTHGNMVANMQQASVWLGKRISVGEETIVTALPLYHIFALTANCLVFLKFGGRNLLITNPRDMAGFVKELGKYRFTAITGVNTLFNGLLNTPGFSELDFSGLRMTLGGGMAVQRAVAERWKKTTGVTLVEAYGLTETSPAACINPMDLEDYNGAIGLPISSTECRVIDADGNPLPTGETGELCVRGPQVMQGYWKRPEETAKVLDADGWLRTGDMAKMDEQGYFYIVDRKKDMILVSGFNVYPNEVEDIVANHPKVLEVGAIGAPDEKSGEVVKVVVVRKDDSLTVKELREFCRQELTGYKVPKYVEFVDELPKTNVGKILRRELRDLYGEARSSED, encoded by the coding sequence ATGAGCGACAAGCCCTGGCTCGACCAGTACCCCGACGGCGTGCCCGCGGAAATCGACATGGACGAGTTCGACTCCGTCGTGGATGTCATCAACACGAGCTGCAACGAGTTTCGCGATCGGGTCGCCTACATCAATTTCGGGGCCGAACTGACCTACGGGCAGGTCGATCGTCACAGTGCCGCATTCGGCGCCAGCCTCCAGGCCATGGGCCTCGAAAAGGGCGATCGTGTCGCCATCATGATGCCCAACGTTCTGCAGTACCCGGTCGCGGTATTCGGAACGCTGCGCGCCGGACTGGTGGCGGTCAATACCAATCCGCTCTACACCCCCCGCGAACTGAAACACCAGCTCAATGATTCCGGCGCGAAGGCCATCGTCATCATGGAGAACTTCGCCAGCGTGCTCGAGGCCGTGATCGACGACACTGCGGTCGAACACGTGATCATCGCGCGCATGGGCGACCTGCTCGGCCCGGTCAAGGGCACCTTCATGAATCTGGCCGTGCGCTATCTCAAGAAGATGGTTCCAGCCTACAACCTGCCGGCATCCAGACCGTTCACGACCGTGCTTCGGGAAGGTGCCGATGCGCAGTTGCAGCCGGTGCAACTCAACCACGACGACATCGCCTTTCTGCAGTACACCGGCGGCACCACCGGTGTTTCGAAGGGCGCCGAGCTTACGCACGGCAATATGGTCGCCAACATGCAGCAGGCGTCGGTCTGGCTGGGCAAGCGTATCAGCGTGGGCGAGGAAACCATCGTGACTGCCCTGCCCCTCTACCATATCTTCGCGCTGACCGCGAACTGCCTGGTGTTCCTCAAGTTTGGCGGGCGCAACCTGCTGATTACCAATCCGCGTGACATGGCCGGTTTCGTCAAGGAACTGGGCAAGTACCGGTTCACCGCCATCACCGGGGTCAACACCCTGTTCAACGGCCTGCTCAATACGCCCGGTTTCTCGGAACTCGACTTCTCTGGACTGCGCATGACGCTTGGCGGCGGCATGGCCGTGCAGCGCGCTGTGGCCGAACGCTGGAAAAAAACCACTGGTGTGACGCTGGTCGAAGCCTATGGCCTGACCGAAACCTCGCCGGCGGCCTGCATCAACCCGATGGACCTCGAGGATTACAACGGGGCGATCGGTCTGCCGATTTCTTCGACCGAATGCCGTGTCATCGATGCCGACGGCAACCCCCTGCCCACCGGCGAAACCGGCGAGTTGTGCGTGCGCGGCCCGCAGGTCATGCAGGGCTACTGGAAACGCCCTGAGGAAACCGCCAAAGTGCTCGACGCTGACGGCTGGCTGCGCACCGGCGACATGGCCAAGATGGATGAGCAGGGCTATTTCTATATCGTCGACCGCAAGAAGGACATGATCCTGGTCTCGGGCTTCAACGTCTATCCCAATGAAGTCGAGGACATCGTCGCCAATCACCCCAAGGTGCTCGAAGTTGGCGCGATCGGTGCGCCCGACGAAAAATCCGGCGAGGTGGTCAAGGTCGTCGTCGTACGCAAGGACGATTCACTCACGGTCAAGGAATTGAGGGAATTCTGCCGCCAGGAACTGACCGGCTACAAGGTGCCCAAGTACGTCGAGTTCGTCGATGAACTGCCCAAGACCAACGTCGGCAAGATTCTTCGGCGCGAGCTTCGCGACCTCTACGGCGAAGCCCGCAGTTCCGAAGACTGA
- the tmk gene encoding dTMP kinase: protein MKRGLFITLEGGEGAGKSTAMQVVGDWLSKRGHDVVVTREPGGTPAAERIRELLLDPETGSLHALSELLLMFAARNENLATLIRPALARGQAVISDRFTDASHAYQGGGRELGPEVVEALAELVHGDLQPDLTLLLDVPVALGLERIAARGGEPDRMEQNRPDFLERVRQAYLDRARREPDRFAVIDATQPIERVADEIRRVLEARL, encoded by the coding sequence GTGAAGCGCGGCCTGTTCATCACGCTCGAAGGCGGGGAGGGTGCCGGCAAGTCGACCGCCATGCAGGTCGTGGGTGACTGGTTGAGCAAGCGCGGCCATGATGTTGTCGTCACGCGCGAGCCCGGCGGCACGCCGGCGGCCGAACGAATTCGTGAATTGCTGCTCGATCCCGAAACCGGGTCGCTGCATGCGCTGAGCGAACTGCTGTTGATGTTCGCCGCGCGCAACGAGAACCTGGCCACCCTCATCCGTCCGGCCTTGGCACGTGGTCAGGCGGTCATCAGCGATCGCTTTACCGACGCCAGCCACGCCTACCAGGGCGGCGGGCGTGAACTCGGCCCCGAGGTGGTCGAAGCGCTGGCCGAGCTCGTTCACGGCGATCTGCAACCGGACTTGACCCTGCTGCTCGACGTACCGGTGGCGCTCGGGCTCGAGCGCATCGCCGCGCGCGGCGGCGAGCCGGATCGCATGGAGCAGAATCGCCCGGATTTCCTGGAGCGCGTCCGTCAGGCCTACCTCGATCGCGCACGACGCGAACCGGACCGGTTTGCGGTGATCGATGCCACGCAGCCTATCGAAAGGGTGGCCGACGAGATTCGCCGCGTGCTGGAGGCGCGTCTGTAA
- a CDS encoding nuclear transport factor 2 family protein, with protein MNRGLLLALAALALVVACGPDAPDEERIRAQIQAMQTALSEGNVRAFVAPIADDFTASTRNLDRRAARLLLRREMLVHDRLKARLADIEVTMQGEDRATATMHAVTTGGSGLIPETGGWYRVTTGWRLDDGEWMLISASWETVAGR; from the coding sequence ATGAATCGTGGCCTGCTTCTGGCCCTGGCAGCGCTCGCCCTTGTGGTGGCCTGTGGACCGGATGCGCCCGATGAAGAGCGCATACGTGCGCAGATTCAGGCCATGCAGACGGCCCTGTCCGAGGGCAACGTGCGGGCTTTCGTGGCGCCCATTGCGGATGACTTCACCGCCTCGACGCGCAATCTCGACCGGCGCGCCGCGCGTCTGTTGTTGCGCCGCGAGATGCTGGTTCATGACCGGCTGAAGGCGAGGCTGGCCGATATTGAGGTCACAATGCAGGGTGAAGACCGCGCCACGGCGACCATGCACGCCGTGACCACCGGCGGCAGCGGCCTGATTCCGGAAACCGGCGGCTGGTATCGCGTCACCACCGGCTGGCGGCTCGACGATGGCGAGTGGATGCTGATCTCGGCAAGCTGGGAGACAGTAGCGGGGAGATGA
- a CDS encoding DNA polymerase IV produces the protein MTHRAIIHVDMDAFYASVEQRDNPGLRGRPVMVGGSGNRGVVAAASYEARQFGVRSAMPSARARRLCPSGVFVPARFERYRAVSRQVFEIFGDFSSRIEGLSLDEAFLDVSEWVGEKQKSLPDIGAELKRRITEATGLTASVGMAHNKLLAKIASDYDKPDGLVHIPIDQVQRFLDPLPIRRLSGIGPRTAGRLHGIGVFTVGQLRRTSLDVLSGLFGKHALELVERAAGIDEREVTTERVRRSISQETTFSDDRHDIEALVAVMAEQAEKVAQRLADRGFYARTVTIKLRSSGFSTITRSQSLGGHTRSARRILAGARELLEGWAGWRQQFAVRLIGVGVTGLSERPDESDLLE, from the coding sequence ATGACGCATCGCGCCATCATCCATGTCGACATGGATGCCTTCTATGCCAGCGTTGAACAGCGCGACAACCCCGGCTTGCGCGGACGTCCGGTCATGGTCGGTGGCTCGGGCAATCGGGGTGTCGTGGCGGCTGCGAGCTATGAAGCGCGTCAGTTCGGCGTGCGATCGGCGATGCCCTCGGCCCGTGCCCGGCGCCTGTGTCCATCGGGCGTGTTCGTGCCCGCCCGCTTCGAACGTTATCGCGCGGTCTCCCGCCAGGTCTTCGAGATCTTTGGCGACTTCAGCAGCCGCATCGAGGGCTTGAGCCTGGACGAGGCCTTTCTCGACGTCAGTGAGTGGGTTGGGGAGAAGCAAAAATCGCTTCCGGACATAGGTGCCGAACTCAAACGGCGTATCACCGAGGCGACCGGTCTGACCGCCTCGGTGGGGATGGCACACAACAAGCTGCTGGCCAAGATCGCTTCGGACTACGACAAGCCCGATGGCCTCGTCCATATCCCCATCGATCAGGTGCAACGCTTTCTCGATCCCCTGCCGATTCGCCGGCTGTCGGGCATCGGGCCGCGAACGGCCGGGCGCTTGCACGGGATCGGGGTGTTTACGGTCGGCCAGCTTCGGCGCACCAGCCTCGACGTGCTCTCGGGGCTGTTCGGCAAGCACGCCCTCGAACTGGTCGAGCGGGCGGCCGGCATCGACGAACGCGAAGTCACGACCGAGCGCGTGCGCCGTTCGATCAGCCAGGAAACGACGTTTTCCGACGACCGACACGATATCGAGGCGCTCGTGGCCGTCATGGCGGAGCAGGCGGAGAAGGTGGCACAGCGCCTGGCCGATCGCGGCTTCTACGCCCGCACGGTCACCATCAAGCTTCGCTCAAGCGGCTTTTCGACCATCACCCGCAGTCAGTCGCTGGGTGGCCACACCCGCAGCGCCCGGCGAATCCTGGCCGGCGCGCGGGAGCTGCTGGAAGGGTGGGCCGGCTGGCGCCAGCAGTTCGCCGTGCGTCTGATCGGCGTGGGTGTGACGGGGCTGTCGGAGCGGCCGGACGAATCCGACCTGCTCGAATGA